A single Xiphias gladius isolate SHS-SW01 ecotype Sanya breed wild chromosome 18, ASM1685928v1, whole genome shotgun sequence DNA region contains:
- the fkbpl gene encoding FK506-binding protein-like isoform X2: MDPVHPLETLHGIGDHDGVDVTSWVSVCPRGLWKVQQKRTRKEGQQTVAYSGDVTSSSSGYFPRLGSLCRVRVRLKANMDETESSVSDHGNEKLSVQPDQTVTEVTEAVETAFPRCQDSVLQVLLGDWTTLRLGEGQCDITEACLEGMRAGEKCEILLSPVGTGPDVSVSRPAEEHLPLRATVELQAFTPGKESWEMSPGEKWEWVKSHKERGGVRFRSGDVWGATDSYSRALKLLITLYGHVRELEKKGQEHEAEEQRDTSNVDKTQHLPSANEFKTIKAELHSNLSLCQLKLSQPEQAKASATKATELEPAGAKAWYRLGQACQMVNELEEAKRAFRKLLELQPESPAALKALKDIVSREKETNAQLGLRLSKMFS; encoded by the exons ATGGATCCAGTTCACCCTCTGGAAACACTGCATGGGATTGGTGATCATGATGGTGTTGATGTCACCTCCTGGGTGTCAGTGTGTCCAAGAGGCCTCTGGAAAGTCCAGCAAAAGCGAACACGCAAGGAGGGTCAACAAACTGTGGCTTATTCTGGAGATGTTACAT CATCTTCATCCGGTTACTTTCCAAGGCTGGGTTCACTGTGTCGAGTCCGAGTGCGGCTCAAAGCCAACATGGATGAAACCGAGAGTTCAGTATCTGATCATGGAAATGAAAAGCTGTCAGTCCAACCTGACCAGACGGTTACTGAAGTCACAGAAGCAGTGGAAACGGCCTTCCCAAGGTGTCAGGACTCTGTGCTGCAGGTCCTGCTGGGTGACTGGACTACGCTGAGGCTGGGGGAGGGACAGTGTGATATTACAGAAGCATGTTTAGAGGGGATGAGAGCCGGAGAGAAATGTGAG ATACTACTTTCTCCAGTTGGAACTGGACCAGATGTCTCTGTTTCACGACCTGCAGAGGAACATCTGCCTTTACGTGCCACAGTTGAACTCCAAGCTTTCACTCCAGGCAAGGAATCCTGGGAGATGTCTCCTGGTGAAAAATGGGAGTGGGTGAAGTCACACAAGGAGAGGGGTGGAGTGAGATTCAGGAGTGGGGATGTGTGGGGAGCTACAGACAGCTACAGCCGAGCCCTCAAACTCCTCATCACTCTCTATGGCCATGTCAGAgagctggagaaaaaaggacaagagcatgaagcagaggagcagagagacacaagCAATGTTGATAAAACACAGCACCTTCCCTCAGCTAATGAGTTCAAAACCATCAAAGCAGAGCTTCACTCCAACCTGTCTCTGTGCCAGCTCAAACTGAGCCAACCAGAGCAGGCTAAGGCCAGTGCAACTAAAGCCACTGAGCTGGAACCAGCTGGGGCTAAAGCCTGGTACCGGCTGGGACAGGCCTGCCAGATGGTGAATGAGCTGGAGGAGGCCAAGCGGGCGTTTAGGAAACTGCTAGAGCTACAGCCAGAATCGCCTGCTGCTTTGAAGGCACTTAAGGACATAGTaagtagagagaaagagacaaacgCACAGTTGGGACTGAGACTCAGCAAAATGTTCAGCTGA
- the LOC120803509 gene encoding 3-beta-hydroxysteroid-Delta(8),Delta(7)-isomerase, translating to MDDSSATGVLHPYWPRDLLIPTYVANDRSMSEILVFLFSVSGVFLLVTWLITGRKGATGRLGTWRRLAVCWFAVCGFIHGVIEGWFSLYYDIIPGDQSFLSQLWKEYSKGDSRYVIADNFTVCMETVTAWLWGPFSFWAVFAFLTNKPYRFVLQLIISLGQLYGAVLYFFTEHRDGYTHSELGHPVYFWFYFVFMNVLWIVIPLVLIVDAWRQMSAAQTHTDNTKSHKSKRN from the exons ATGGATGACTCTTCAGCAACTGGAGTTCTTCATCCCTATTGGCCACGGGACCTTTTGATTCCCACCTATGTTGCCAATGACCGATCGATGTCAGAGATTCTGgtgtttctcttctctgtgtctgGGGTGTTTCTGCTTGTGACCTGGCTGATCACTGGCCGGAAAGGGGCCACTGGCAGGCTGGGGACGTGGAGGCGTCTGGCTGTGTGCTGGTTTGCTGTCTGTGGTTTCATCCATGGCGTCATTGAGGGCTGGTTTTCACTATATTATGATATTATTCCAGGAGACCAGAGCTTCCTGTCACAGCTGT GGAAAGAGTACTCCAAAGGAGACAGTCGATATGTGAT AGCTGATAACTTTACTGTCTGTATGGAGACCGTGACTGCTTGGTTATGGGGACCATTCAGCTTTTGGGCTGTGTTTGCCTTCTTGACTAACAAGCCCTACAGATTTGTTCTGCAGCTCATCATTTCATTAG GTCAGCTGTATGGAGCGGTGCTTTACTTCTTCACAGAGCACAGAGATGGCTACACTCACAGTGAGTTGGGACATCCAGTCTACTTCTGGTTCTACTTTGTGTTCATGAATGTGCTTTGGATCGTCATACCGCTGGTGCTCATTGTGGATGCATGGAGACAGATGTCAGcagcccagacacacacagacaacacaaagtcacacaagtCTAAGAGGAACTGA
- the fkbpl gene encoding FK506-binding protein-like isoform X1, which yields MMDPVHPLETLHGIGDHDGVDVTSWVSVCPRGLWKVQQKRTRKEGQQTVAYSGDVTSSSSGYFPRLGSLCRVRVRLKANMDETESSVSDHGNEKLSVQPDQTVTEVTEAVETAFPRCQDSVLQVLLGDWTTLRLGEGQCDITEACLEGMRAGEKCEILLSPVGTGPDVSVSRPAEEHLPLRATVELQAFTPGKESWEMSPGEKWEWVKSHKERGGVRFRSGDVWGATDSYSRALKLLITLYGHVRELEKKGQEHEAEEQRDTSNVDKTQHLPSANEFKTIKAELHSNLSLCQLKLSQPEQAKASATKATELEPAGAKAWYRLGQACQMVNELEEAKRAFRKLLELQPESPAALKALKDIVSREKETNAQLGLRLSKMFS from the exons A TGATGGATCCAGTTCACCCTCTGGAAACACTGCATGGGATTGGTGATCATGATGGTGTTGATGTCACCTCCTGGGTGTCAGTGTGTCCAAGAGGCCTCTGGAAAGTCCAGCAAAAGCGAACACGCAAGGAGGGTCAACAAACTGTGGCTTATTCTGGAGATGTTACAT CATCTTCATCCGGTTACTTTCCAAGGCTGGGTTCACTGTGTCGAGTCCGAGTGCGGCTCAAAGCCAACATGGATGAAACCGAGAGTTCAGTATCTGATCATGGAAATGAAAAGCTGTCAGTCCAACCTGACCAGACGGTTACTGAAGTCACAGAAGCAGTGGAAACGGCCTTCCCAAGGTGTCAGGACTCTGTGCTGCAGGTCCTGCTGGGTGACTGGACTACGCTGAGGCTGGGGGAGGGACAGTGTGATATTACAGAAGCATGTTTAGAGGGGATGAGAGCCGGAGAGAAATGTGAG ATACTACTTTCTCCAGTTGGAACTGGACCAGATGTCTCTGTTTCACGACCTGCAGAGGAACATCTGCCTTTACGTGCCACAGTTGAACTCCAAGCTTTCACTCCAGGCAAGGAATCCTGGGAGATGTCTCCTGGTGAAAAATGGGAGTGGGTGAAGTCACACAAGGAGAGGGGTGGAGTGAGATTCAGGAGTGGGGATGTGTGGGGAGCTACAGACAGCTACAGCCGAGCCCTCAAACTCCTCATCACTCTCTATGGCCATGTCAGAgagctggagaaaaaaggacaagagcatgaagcagaggagcagagagacacaagCAATGTTGATAAAACACAGCACCTTCCCTCAGCTAATGAGTTCAAAACCATCAAAGCAGAGCTTCACTCCAACCTGTCTCTGTGCCAGCTCAAACTGAGCCAACCAGAGCAGGCTAAGGCCAGTGCAACTAAAGCCACTGAGCTGGAACCAGCTGGGGCTAAAGCCTGGTACCGGCTGGGACAGGCCTGCCAGATGGTGAATGAGCTGGAGGAGGCCAAGCGGGCGTTTAGGAAACTGCTAGAGCTACAGCCAGAATCGCCTGCTGCTTTGAAGGCACTTAAGGACATAGTaagtagagagaaagagacaaacgCACAGTTGGGACTGAGACTCAGCAAAATGTTCAGCTGA